A stretch of DNA from Babesia bovis T2Bo chromosome 2, whole genome shotgun sequence:
ACTGTTACGAGTCCCGATGATGCAAAGAGTAGAGCCTGTAGATTAGTGCTTTGGGCAAGGATGTCACGCAGCAGCGGTATTTTCTGCACATCGCGTAGCAGTGGCATCAGAACCTCATGAGCTTCATTTTGTTGCGCGGGCTGTCCGCCATAGAGTGACTGGCAGAACAGTTCGAGCTGTTGCAGGTCCTTCGGGTCCATCGCTTCTTGGTAAACACCGCGAGTGAATCACCGGTGGCATCAGCTCAGGGTTAAATCATAATCCTTAGCGCTACGTGTTTATAgtcgttatatataattttatatagttTGTTTATATCCACGGGAAGAATTCCAGTGTTGAATAGTAACGTCAGAGACGTATCATATGGATGGCACAAGTGAGGCGAACTCGCGCGTGGTAGAGTTGTGTCTAACGGCTtttaatatcattttaGATATCATTTGTCTACATTTAAACAAGATGTGGGTTATGCTATGATGGCCATAGCTCATATCATTAATATAGAAGGCATTGTGTTCTCTACTGTGGATATGGAACGATATTATTTTACGGCTGTATATGTAGAATAGCAGAGCttataaatacaaaaaataaataGTCCCATTACACACACATTAGCTTATATACGGATATTCTATAGGATTCGCTTTCTTGGACATTAAGTTCTAGATACATGTTTCCATATAGATGTGTAATCAATTAATCTTCTTTTCTTTATACATAGCTTATATTTACTATGGGATATAAACCTTTGATGTTGACTTTCGTGaattattttatttaagTATTACCCTAGTCTTTGTTATCGTATCCTCTATTCTTTGACGTTATGTCTTTTGCTATGCGTTTTTAATAACACTCTAGAACTGACACATTAAAGCATTTATGTATCATTTCTGTTATGAGCTTGGCTGTCTTACAGATAAGCGATACTTCGTATATATGGCTACAAAATTGAGTTTGTTATCGGTTAATGTATGATACTGAGAGTGACATTATTCCTTCTGAGGAACGTGACAGCGATATTAAGTGTAGTAATTGCGattatatatggtataCAAAATTGCTGTACATTACCATACCGCTTGCTCTCTGACGTTGATCGTATCCCAGAGGAGCTTGTTATACTAAATATTGCCCTTGGGACTCAATTGGTGGTTGATATGTACCTTTACATCTCCAATCCACTGCGATTTATGATTTCCTGCTATCCATATAGCCACATTGGCATATTTTGATACCGCAACGTGGGCATTTTTGAACTCCTATTAGCATATTTTCTTCCTTGCCTTCTGGTGCGGTAAAGTCCAGTATAAGTTCTGGCTGGCTCTTTTGGTACATTCGCATAAACTTATCAGTCTTGTATGGAATCCTTTGTATGCCTGTACCGGTTGCAACTGCTGTTACGCTGTTTGTATCCCCTTCCATAGCACGCAATTTGGTAACtatatcttcatcttcATAGCTAACTGGTGTTCTTCCATACGATACATAATCTAGATCAGGTTCTTCTTTCGCACCAggtttgttatattgtcGTGGTAAACGTTTCCTCTTGAGTGTACCATCCTCAGCTTCTTCCAAGTTATCGGGAAGTTGATCAATAGGGAATACTTCTGGTTGAACCGATACGGTTTGTTGTGCTGCAGCTGTAGCTTTGTGACGTACTGCAGCTTTGGCTCTTGAGAGGTACATTGATTCTAGTGCGTCTGAGTTGCAACGCGACCATATTTTACCATCGTGGCAAATTGTGAACAATTGACCCAGCTCATTGGCCCAGGCTATAGGTCCTGGTGGTGACTTTACTTTAAACTGATGATCTACGGATAGAGTCTTTGCAGATACTACCTTTATACAACCTTTGAAGCCTTCCTTTATATTACGTGGGTTTATCGGCGTCACTTCACCCACAGCAACGTGTAATCCATCTGGGCTTATTGCCATATTTGGGCACATATCACCTCCTGGTACAGCGCATTCTAGCACTACCTTTGTAGGATTTCGTAGGTCCCATAACTTGACTACATCATGGCAGCGTGATATGAGCATGTTATCATCCGGTGATAGCACAGCGCCGATACGGGACATATGTGCTTCCATGTTTACTACTCCGGGATACGCTGTTCTACGGTCCCAAGTACACAATGAACCTCTTTCTGTGGCACCTACTACGATTGATTTCGACTTCAATGTACAGAAGCACAGTGCAGTTATTTGGGCTCTAGGCCCTCTGGCAGCTTTGGGCACGAACGTTTGTATTGCatgtatagacatggatACACCTTGCCTGGGTGCGTTTATATCAAAATTCCGTAGTGTTCCATCGATGGATCCCGAAGTGAAGATGTTATTTTCGTCTGGGTCTGCAGAGAGGCATGTGACCGTTGCCGTATGCCCTCGTGTCTTCCTTGGATCTAGCAGATACATATCTCCTTTTGTGGTGTTAAACATATGCTCTCCAGCATCGCTGTAGAACGATATAACACTTCCAATGGCAGCTGCAGCTACGGAATTATCATGGTTCATGGCCACTGCTGTAATGCTCTGGTCCAAATTTTTACTCCATAGCGGTCCGTAACCTCCACTCATCCATTTATAGAAATCCACGCATCGCAGCTCCCCGTCTGAGCCTCCGTACAACAGCCTGGTACCTCCGAAGTTTGTTGTTAGGGATGACGCACGCAATGGCGTTAAACCCGTTTCATCATCTAGCGTCACATCTTCTCCATTTATTAGATTATCCAAAGATGTTTGCTTGATGTTTTTTGCCATtttatttgcgatatattgtATGGAAGTTCACTACCGTTGGGCATCCATTCTGTATGATGTTGCAAGGCACACTGCGACCGTAGCTCGACACATGACAAACACATTTGGCACAAAATTATTACCGGATTCctaaaatacaaaatggcgCACGATTCTCCGCCTATTCTTGTTGTCATGCGTTTGTCTTCTCCCGGTTACGAAAGTGCTGCGTGGCAGCTGATCGACGCTTCTGATGCTTTGGTAGCTCTTGAAACGGTAGGTACACTTtatttaatgtttttatttaCCTTTGTGCTATTTTGTGTAAGATGTGTTTGTTatttttacattatattattgtttCAATGTTACTATGAGCCTACCGTTCATATGAAATATCTACGGTGGATTGATGGGTAATTATATGATTGATTCTAGGTGAGCTCATCAATTAATCCTATTAGTTCGGTTATATCACTCCATGTTGCCACTATTCATCACTTGAATGGCATGTATTTATGTTAATTCCATAGCTGTCTACTTATAAAAAGCAGTCGAATGATTTTTTGTAGGAATCCTTGGACCATGAGAGTAATGGTGAATATTTACCTGTGATGGTGCTGCCGCAATATGTCAATGAATGTTTCTTAGGTGAAACGTTGAATCTGTCTTTAATGTTGTACAATCCTAACAAAACGGCTTGCGCCAATGTGAAGCTTACGGTGGAGGTATTACCTGAGAATCGAGATGTCGATCCCGTGGTTATAGATGCTGTGAAAGATATTTCCATAGGTGGCAATAGCGAGCCTCACCAGAGTACCGTTTCTCACAAGTTTACTAGACCTTTACAGCACTTGATGAATTTTATATTGGTATACAATTTTGGTAAGAAAGAATACCAAGTAGTGAAGCGCGCTGTATGGAATGTGGTCAATCCTTTACAGGTTGATTTTGTTCGTCGCACTGATTCGGTAAGTCGTGTTTATACTTGTAATAGACCTTCCAGATCGGTCGTTTACATTTGGAAGCGATTCTTACTAATACATCGACTTTAAGTTTTACCATAAAGGATATTAAGCTGGTTTATGTATCTGAGGATGTATGCTTAGAGCCTCTATTTCCCAAGTCAAGTGAGATCGACGCAGTTTGTGTTTTAAAACCAACTGAATCGCACAGTGTTGTATTTCTTTGTGTAAATCCAGTGACCAAGTTATACCTTAAAGCATTTTGGCAGTGTCACGAGAGGGGATCCGGTGAGTTCAACATCCCGGTTAGCACGGATCACACCTCTCCTCTAATTTACGAGACTGTTTACCATCCGGGTACTGTGCCTTTAATACAGGATTTTAAAATTGTATTTCGCATTACTAATGTCGGCAAAGAGCCTTTGGATGCAATGATTAGGTTTAATGAAGATGGGCTTCGGCCATTGGCTGTGCAGGTAGGTTCCTCTCTTGACGTTGGTCACTTAGTGCCCGCTGAATCGCGTCTGGTTGAGGTTCCATTCATCAGCACAGCTAAAGGTCACCACACCATCAAGGGTATAGAGATCTACTCTTCGGGTGATTTGGTAGTACCAATCACTGATCTCCAGGTCCTTACTGTATGATATTACAGTACTGAAAAACTTGACATATCGCATCATATACCTACTCCACATTACTCTAATAGTTATAGATATCTTATATAATTCGAAAAACATAAAATGGCTAAATGCTGAATAAATCATGTACCAACTGTCTACTTTTATAAAAAGTATCGAGCCACTCAATGGCGGCAAATAGCATCAAATCCAGTTATAAGATGAACTATAACTATTGTTACATTATAATGTGATTAACAGTGCCcacattttataatgaTCACTTTAGCACTGCTAGATATATGGAGAATTTACGTTGTCTGTATTCACGAATACTTTTGATAGCATATGTTACGCGTATTCAGTCAtttatttaaatattaattatgtatattaccGATGCGAAGTGTTATTATTTAGATTCTTAGTGTTGATCAATTTTTCTTTGCAGACTTTTTCGAGGGTCTGTCGAATGAGTCTCGTGCACCTGCAGGTGTAAATGGCGCGGGCTGTTGGCTCCATGGCATATCGAATTTGGTGGTATCTTCTGCTGTTAAGTGAGTATATTTGCTTCGTCCCATTTTTCCGTATTGTCCACGTCGAACTTGCATTGATTTTGGCATGAGTGACTTATCCACACAATCATCAGCTGTAGGTGCATTGAAATCTCGTTTGTAAATTGGCTCAGATCCATCTTCCAGTTTATCCATGAAGAATGCACCTTTATGGTAGTACTTCTGCAAGAATTTGATTTTGGTCTTTGGTGCTATAGGTCCCTTTTCTTGTCTTATTctttcatcatcttctaGTCTTTCTTCTTCTGTCATTTCTCTTCTTCGTTCAACCTCAGCGGCCTGTTATATCATGATAGGGTATACATCACTGCTTACCAATCGTTCATGTGCATTCCTTTCATTTCTATCTCTAATGATCCTTTTTAATTCACGTATTTTCCATAGTTCATATTCTTCTTCTGTGAGTTCATCTTTATCATCAACACAATTGACTTCATTTTCGATTTCTTGGTGCATGTTTTCGGCAACTAGTGTTTGTATAACTAGTTCTTTGCTTTGTTTGCGTCTTTCTTCTAATCTCTTTTGTTCGGCTTCTATCTTTTTTTGTTCTTCCCGTTCAATTTCTTTCTTTTCTTTAACTGTCAATCTACTTTTCTTTGGTACAAATACTGGTTTTGCCAATGCGTTAATTGTTTGACTCGAAGTTACAGGTTCACTCTCTTCCGTGTCTACATCTGTTAATTCATCTTCTGATTCCGTTTCCGATTGATCTAATAATTCTGTTTTTTGTTCGATTGTTGATTCTTCttctttgcgatatgcCATTGCTCGTGCTCGTATTTCAGAACGATCACGTGGGATGTTCTGATTTTCTACTTGTATTTCAAGTTCCTTGTTTTTATTAATTCCCAAATCCTGTACCTACAAATGGCATGACCAGGGCAATAGACATCACCTACTTCTTCAGCTGGAGTCTCCCTTTCTATTACTATGGTCGCTGCCGGGGCACGACGCCGAACGCTTCCTGTTACATCCTCATTATCAGCACTAACGGAATCTGTATTAACAATATGCCACTATCTATATGACTTACCTTTACTTGCTGTATATCTTGAGTATCTGCGATCTTGTTCCAAGGCAGCTTTGGCGACATCTGAATCCGCATCAGAGTCCGAATCGCTGCTAGATTGACCTTCATTGGCGTATTCGGGCGCCTGTGGACATATTAGGCCTATCTAGATTGTATATACCTTTCCAGGCCAGTATCTCGTTGTCTTTGGCCCTTGAGTAGCTCGGCGGCGCTTAAGAGGGTCTTGCGATGGACTGGGTGGTCTGTTAAGGTCCTCACCCAGAAATCGGAACAGTTCAATGGCGCTCATATTTTGTGTATAATCTGTATAGTTAGCATGATATGTTATGGTGTAGTATGTGGTACCGACACATTTCCAGTTTATTGACGCGTTGGGGCTCAGACGTTGCTTAGAATGTTCCTAGGCGTGTGTTGATTATTGACGATACTGCTGTATCTATTCCGTTATTCTTGAGTGCTTCTGGGAAGAGCAGGTTGATTGCCGTTGGGTACTTGTTTTTGCAAACTTCAGATGCGAGGTGTGTTACTGTTGCTAGGCAGCGCATATATAAGTGTCCATTATATGTTTCTTCTATTTCTGTGCTCTGTGCAGTTTCCATTTGCGTGCAACAGCTTAATGTTGCTGGTATGGTCAATGATTCTACTTTCCATATATTACATAGTTCAAATATCTTTTCCAGCCCCTTTAGCAcatatttcatattttcTAGATATTGCAGTATATATTCTGGGTTTTCTGATTCTATTTTGGACGGTTGTATTGTTGGTTCCTTTCCATCGCAGCATAGGAGGtagaacaccagtggtacGTTTTCCTTTTCCCATTGTGTATCTCTGGTTGACCATTGTGATCCTATGCAGAAGTTGCTATGTCTAGATATGAATACACTTCCCATAGGAGCACTGTTATATCCTTTTGTGTCTATGTTGTCTAATTCCTTTCCACAATGCTCGGAACCCGTGTATGATACACGATTATCACAGGTTGTTCCAGGGTCTATATTGTCAAATACTGAATACCCGTTTGTTTTGTTATTTCCTTCGTTGTTGCTATTTTTGTTTACGGTTTGGCAAATATCGTATGGATTCCTAGGAGCTTGTATTTCCCACAATTTGTGTTGTTCATACAGGGGCGGGTATACGTAATCCGTTACGCAGTCGCATATTTCGGTTATTGTGCGGTAATCCTTGCTGAACTCAATTGACCCACTGTGCAGCGGCACCAGTACTGCGTTAGGTATATAGCCATTAACAATGTTGCGCAGGCTATGGGTATGAGGTGTTGTTTCGGTAGTAATATCTTCATGCTGTAATTTGGTCGCCACGAATTCATTATCAAAAAGCGATTGCATCCATCCGTAGTGTATGTCTGCCTGTGACTTTAGTGTATACTTGATTGGTGCATAGTTTCTGAAATCCACGTTGACTCTTAGCGGTACAAAATCCAGTGGTGCTGCATATCCACTTGATTCATACTGATACTTTGGTTCCAATGACACCCTTTCATGCAGCAGCTTTGATATAAATTTCGTGTTCATCTTTTCGAATATTGCTAGGCGATCTCGCCATATTTCCGTTTGGAATTTATCAAATTCTTGTATTTGTTTGCGTTGATTCAGTTCCTTATCGTTGGGTTCATCCGTTTGGATATTATCTGTGCATTGCTTCAGTGGTGGGAACCACGATCGTACAATCTTATCGATTTCGTAGCTTGCAAGGTCTTCTGTGAGCAGTGCCATTAACACTGTTTGTGGCCCTGACACTGACGGCGATATGGCTTTAATATTGGAATCATCGTTAGTCGCAAGCAGAGTGCTGACATCTACTGTTTCCACAGTCCCATCAC
This window harbors:
- a CDS encoding micro-fibrillar-associated protein 1 (MFAP1) C-terminus containing protein encodes the protein MSAIELFRFLGEDLNRPPSPSQDPLKRRRATQGPKTTRYWPGKAPEYANEGQSSSDSDSDADSDVAKAALEQDRRYSRYTASKDSVSADNEDVTGSVRRRAPAATIVIERETPAEEVQDLGINKNKELEIQVENQNIPRDRSEIRARAMAYRKEEESTIEQKTELLDQSETESEDELTDVDTEESEPVTSSQTINALAKPVFVPKKSRLTVKEKKEIEREEQKKIEAEQKRLEERRKQSKELVIQTLVAENMHQEIENEVNCVDDKDELTEEEYELWKIRELKRIIRDRNERNAHERLAAEVERRREMTEEERLEDDERIRQEKGPIAPKTKIKFLQKYYHKGAFFMDKLEDGSEPIYKRDFNAPTADDCVDKSLMPKSMQVRRGQYGKMGRSKYTHLTAEDTTKFDMPWSQQPAPFTPAGARDSFDRPSKKSAKKN
- a CDS encoding WD domain G-beta repeat family protein: MAKNIKQTSLDNLINGEDVTLDDETGLTPLRASSLTTNFGGTRLLYGGSDGELRCVDFYKWMSGGYGPLWSKNLDQSITAVAMNHDNSVAAAAIGSVISFYSDAGEHMFNTTKGDMYLLDPRKTRGHTATVTCLSADPDENNIFTSGSIDGTLRNFDINAPRQGVSMSIHAIQTFVPKAARGPRAQITALCFCTLKSKSIVVGATERGSLCTWDRRTAYPGVVNMEAHMSRIGAVLSPDDNMLISRCHDVVKLWDLRNPTKVVLECAVPGGDMCPNMAISPDGLHVAVGEVTPINPRNIKEGFKGCIKVVSAKTLSVDHQFKVKSPPGPIAWANELGQLFTICHDGKIWSRCNSDALESMYLSRAKAAVRHKATAAAQQTVSVQPEVFPIDQLPDNLEEAEDGTLKRKRLPRQYNKPGAKEEPDLDYVSYGRTPVSYEDEDIVTKLRAMEGDTNSVTAVATGTGIQRIPYKTDKFMRMYQKSQPELILDFTAPEGKEENMLIGVQKCPRCGIKICQCGYMDSRKS